The Sulfitobacter donghicola DSW-25 = KCTC 12864 = JCM 14565 genome has a segment encoding these proteins:
- a CDS encoding SDR family oxidoreductase produces the protein MDNRLLSLGHGYSARALAARLVPEGWHIVGTTRHEAKMDEIAATGVEPVLWPGTDLEVLIEEFPNMLISAGPSVDGDPVLNALRGVVTSSAASKHWVGYLSTTGVYGNHMGGWVDETTALTPSTKRGAARVQAEADWQSIPDLPLHIFRLAGIYGPGRGPFAKVRAGTARRIIKEGQVFSRIHVEDIASALELSLEAPNAGAIYNLCDDIPAPPQDVIGYAAELLGVPVPEAVPFDAAEMTPMARSFYAESKRVSNKRIKAELGWKPKYPTYQSGLTALLEQSG, from the coding sequence TTGGATAATCGGTTACTGTCATTAGGTCATGGTTATAGCGCACGGGCGCTGGCTGCTCGTCTTGTTCCGGAAGGCTGGCATATTGTTGGCACAACGCGCCACGAAGCCAAGATGGATGAGATAGCGGCAACAGGCGTCGAGCCAGTCCTGTGGCCTGGAACTGATCTTGAGGTCCTGATTGAAGAGTTCCCGAATATGCTCATCTCGGCGGGGCCGTCTGTGGATGGGGATCCGGTATTGAATGCGCTGCGGGGTGTTGTCACCAGTTCTGCTGCCTCCAAGCATTGGGTCGGGTACCTTTCGACCACTGGCGTATATGGGAATCACATGGGAGGCTGGGTGGATGAAACCACTGCCCTAACGCCCAGTACCAAACGTGGTGCGGCACGGGTTCAGGCAGAAGCCGATTGGCAGTCTATTCCTGACCTTCCGCTGCATATCTTTCGGCTGGCGGGTATCTATGGCCCGGGGCGTGGGCCCTTTGCAAAAGTGCGGGCTGGTACCGCGCGGCGCATCATCAAAGAGGGGCAGGTGTTTAGCCGCATCCATGTTGAGGATATTGCCTCTGCGCTGGAGCTATCCTTGGAGGCGCCAAACGCTGGAGCGATTTATAACCTATGCGATGACATCCCTGCGCCGCCACAGGATGTTATCGGTTATGCGGCGGAGCTATTGGGTGTTCCTGTGCCCGAGGCGGTTCCGTTTGACGCGGCTGAAATGACGCCAATGGCGCGCAGTTTCTACGCCGAGAGCAAGCGGGTCAGCAACAAGCGTATCAAAGCGGAACTCGGCTGGAAGCCCAAGTATCCAACATATCAAAGCGGTTTGACGGCATTGTTGGAGCAGTCAGGGTAA
- a CDS encoding polyprenyl synthetase family protein: protein MNSFAKALKDAGVLASSHIIKSLDGTTGPMRDAMLYATTGGKGLRAFLVIESARLHGITPAIATPAAAGIEALHAYSLVHDDLPCMDDDDLRRGQPTVHRKWDEATAVLAGDALQTLAFEMTAQTECPDAARLHLVTTLAQAAGVRGMVGGQALDIAAETAKTPLTLDEITTLQAGKTGALIEWSATAGPIMAQADTSALGQYARDLGLAFQIADDILDVEGDAETVGKAVGKDADAGKATFVSLLGLDDAKARAHDLMTSACDVLSVYGNDAETLRQAAKFVVTRKS, encoded by the coding sequence GTGAACAGCTTTGCAAAGGCCCTAAAAGACGCAGGTGTCTTAGCTTCTTCGCATATCATCAAATCACTGGACGGCACCACGGGGCCGATGCGTGACGCGATGCTATACGCAACCACGGGCGGTAAGGGTCTGCGCGCCTTTTTGGTGATCGAAAGCGCACGTTTGCACGGGATCACACCCGCCATTGCCACCCCAGCCGCTGCGGGGATCGAGGCACTGCACGCCTATTCCCTAGTGCATGACGATCTGCCCTGTATGGATGATGACGATCTGCGCCGTGGCCAACCAACCGTGCACCGCAAATGGGATGAAGCAACCGCCGTTCTGGCAGGCGATGCGCTTCAAACGCTTGCGTTTGAAATGACCGCCCAGACCGAATGCCCCGATGCTGCACGCCTGCACCTTGTCACGACATTGGCACAGGCCGCAGGTGTGCGGGGAATGGTCGGGGGCCAAGCGCTCGACATCGCCGCCGAGACGGCAAAGACGCCTCTTACATTGGACGAAATCACCACCCTTCAGGCTGGCAAAACAGGCGCGCTAATCGAATGGTCTGCAACCGCTGGCCCGATCATGGCACAGGCAGATACCAGTGCACTGGGGCAATATGCCCGTGATCTGGGGCTCGCCTTTCAAATTGCGGATGATATCCTTGATGTTGAAGGCGATGCAGAAACCGTCGGCAAAGCCGTTGGAAAAGATGCTGACGCTGGCAAAGCCACATTCGTGTCCCTTCTGGGTCTTGATGATGCCAAGGCCCGCGCGCACGATTTAATGACCTCCGCTTGCGACGTTCTATCCGTCTATGGCAACGATGCAGAGACCCTACGCCAAGCCGCAAAATTTGTGGTCACCCGCAAAAGCTAG
- a CDS encoding exodeoxyribonuclease VII small subunit — protein MTDTPVSEMSFEAAMAELETVLGKLERGDVALDESITLYERGALLKARCEAKLKEAEEKVAAITLDADGNPAGLKHVEGL, from the coding sequence ATGACCGACACACCTGTCTCCGAGATGAGCTTTGAAGCGGCAATGGCCGAACTGGAAACCGTTCTGGGCAAACTGGAACGCGGCGATGTGGCGCTGGATGAAAGCATCACGCTGTACGAACGCGGCGCCCTGCTGAAAGCCCGCTGCGAGGCCAAGCTGAAAGAAGCCGAAGAAAAAGTCGCCGCAATCACCTTGGATGCGGATGGAAACCCTGCTGGATTAAAACACGTCGAAGGCCTGTAA
- a CDS encoding MarR family winged helix-turn-helix transcriptional regulator, whose protein sequence is MDRRASSPSHGEALLFLTDEQLRQGIEAMFFAYRGFTADPDRILADMAYGRAHHRAIHFIGRAPGTTVNNLLNILGVTKQSLNRVLRTLISDGLVESKVGRIDKRERHLNLTQAGQKLEQTLSDAQRARMRSAFRDAGPDAVAGFRTVLEAMMDSEMRNSYTRLKDNAS, encoded by the coding sequence ATGGACAGGCGCGCATCCAGCCCCTCTCACGGAGAGGCATTGCTGTTTCTCACCGACGAACAGCTAAGACAGGGCATCGAGGCGATGTTCTTTGCCTATCGGGGCTTTACGGCTGATCCAGATCGCATTCTGGCCGATATGGCCTATGGCCGCGCCCATCACCGCGCGATCCACTTTATCGGGCGCGCCCCTGGCACCACAGTTAATAACCTGTTGAACATCCTTGGGGTAACAAAACAGTCGCTGAACCGTGTATTGCGTACCCTCATCTCAGATGGTCTGGTAGAAAGCAAAGTTGGCCGTATAGATAAGCGTGAACGCCATCTGAATCTCACACAGGCAGGACAGAAATTGGAACAAACCCTCTCAGACGCTCAACGGGCAAGAATGCGGTCCGCGTTTCGGGATGCTGGCCCTGACGCCGTGGCAGGGTTCCGCACAGTTCTAGAGGCGATGATGGATTCGGAAATGCGCAACAGCTATACCCGCCTAAAGGATAACGCATCATGA
- a CDS encoding ion transporter, which produces MTFTEKLTSYLEADRVRNAILVVILFNAIILGLETSKSIMAQVGGLITFLDRACLAVFVAELAAKLVAYRTRFFRDGWNIFDFAIVGISLVPAAQGFSALRALRILRVLRVVSVAPRLRRVVEGFVTALPGMASVFILMALIFYIAAVMATKLFGGSFEQWFGTLGQSGYSLFQIMTLESWSMGIVRPVMEVYPYAWMFFVPFILVTTFAVVNLLVGLIVNSMQDAHQEESVASTDAYRAEVNEKLAALEAKLDQLIAAQKD; this is translated from the coding sequence ATGACCTTTACCGAAAAGCTAACTTCCTACCTAGAGGCGGATCGGGTGCGCAATGCGATCCTTGTGGTGATCCTGTTCAATGCGATCATTCTGGGGCTAGAGACTTCCAAGTCGATCATGGCGCAGGTGGGTGGTTTGATCACGTTCTTGGATCGTGCCTGCCTTGCGGTGTTTGTCGCCGAACTCGCGGCAAAGCTGGTAGCATATCGAACGCGATTTTTCCGCGATGGGTGGAACATTTTTGACTTTGCGATTGTTGGGATTTCGTTGGTTCCGGCGGCACAGGGTTTCTCTGCGCTGCGGGCATTGCGGATTTTGCGGGTATTGCGCGTGGTGTCTGTGGCGCCGCGGCTGCGGCGTGTGGTTGAGGGGTTTGTGACCGCATTGCCAGGGATGGCGTCGGTGTTCATCCTAATGGCGCTGATTTTCTACATCGCGGCAGTCATGGCGACCAAGCTATTTGGAGGGTCGTTTGAGCAGTGGTTCGGCACCTTGGGGCAATCGGGGTATTCGCTGTTCCAGATCATGACGCTGGAAAGCTGGTCGATGGGGATCGTGCGCCCTGTGATGGAGGTTTACCCCTATGCGTGGATGTTCTTTGTGCCGTTCATCTTGGTCACTACATTTGCTGTGGTGAACCTGTTGGTGGGTTTGATCGTGAACTCAATGCAGGACGCGCACCAAGAGGAATCAGTGGCCAGCACAGATGCCTACCGTGCTGAGGTGAACGAAAAGCTAGCCGCGCTAGAAGCCAAGCTGGATCAGCTGATCGCCGCGCAAAAGGACTAG
- a CDS encoding YjbH domain-containing protein → MIRDLTRNTFVAALWGATALTPSLGFAQDVDRVFDAPNRPTLNFYGTSGLIDMPSAEHLPDGQVAVGISTFGATTRTTLTFQATPRIQASFRYTGIKDANISGFDTYRDRSFDVRFLLNRERRYLPAVTLGLQDFAGTGIYAGEFIAATKNFSGGFLPGTVKATVGLGWGRLGSSGSIGAPFGSDRPSFQSGDTGGELSVDQWFRGDVAPFAGVEWQINDKWGLKAEYSSDGYVTETNLDVIDRKSRFNFGVEYQISDGVRLGGYYLYGSEVGLNLQIQLHPNRPVSSLRLPAPRPYSVRPSRSSDPAAYDDDWITSEETASGEVRDAIIPLLEAEGLTLVEVKTTASTTEVRYSNDRYGATSVSVGRVARVMARLLPASVETFRIVPVVNNLAQSAVILRRSDLEALEFSPNSPDALLALTGFEDANPVLAGSARNEALFPKFNWSIGPYLTQRYFDPNEPIRLDAGIALNLSYKPAPGWKIAGQIQHRLVGNNSDIFRQNHSFLPHVRSDAVEYDQGGDTSIPQLYVSRQWKAGSDIYARVSAGYLERMFGGVSAEALWKPASSRLAFGVEANYVKQRAFDDLLGFQDYSIATGHASAYYEFNRGYTAQIDVGRYLAGDVGATFTLEREFANGWRLGGFFTLTDATAEEFGAGSFDKGVKITIPAEWLLGRPDTRVRSTTIRPFSRDGGARLNVPGRLYEQVRSGHRNALVGNWSGVWE, encoded by the coding sequence ATGATCCGAGATCTTACGAGAAACACTTTTGTTGCTGCCCTATGGGGAGCCACCGCGCTGACCCCTTCTTTGGGCTTTGCGCAGGATGTGGATCGCGTTTTTGACGCGCCAAACCGTCCCACACTCAATTTCTACGGAACGTCAGGGTTGATTGATATGCCTTCGGCAGAGCATCTGCCCGATGGGCAAGTGGCTGTTGGAATTTCAACGTTTGGCGCAACAACAAGGACGACACTAACCTTTCAGGCGACACCGCGTATTCAGGCCAGTTTTCGCTATACAGGGATCAAGGACGCAAATATTTCCGGTTTTGACACGTATCGAGACAGGAGCTTTGATGTCCGTTTTCTGCTAAATCGCGAACGTCGTTACCTGCCTGCAGTTACCTTGGGGCTTCAGGATTTTGCCGGCACGGGTATTTATGCGGGAGAATTTATTGCGGCCACAAAGAATTTTTCTGGCGGTTTTCTTCCGGGTACAGTTAAGGCGACTGTTGGTCTGGGTTGGGGGCGTCTTGGGAGTTCTGGCAGTATTGGTGCGCCATTCGGGAGCGATCGTCCTTCATTCCAATCTGGTGATACGGGCGGCGAGCTGTCTGTTGATCAGTGGTTTCGTGGCGATGTGGCCCCATTTGCCGGTGTTGAATGGCAAATCAATGACAAGTGGGGCCTGAAGGCAGAATACAGTTCTGATGGTTATGTCACTGAAACGAATTTGGATGTGATTGATCGAAAATCACGTTTCAACTTTGGTGTTGAATATCAGATTTCAGATGGTGTTCGGCTCGGTGGCTATTACCTTTATGGCTCGGAAGTTGGATTGAATTTGCAAATTCAACTGCACCCAAACCGGCCGGTTTCCAGCCTTCGTTTGCCCGCACCCCGTCCGTATTCTGTACGGCCAAGCCGCAGCTCAGATCCGGCCGCGTATGATGATGATTGGATTACTTCGGAAGAGACGGCCTCGGGCGAAGTTCGAGACGCGATCATTCCGCTGTTGGAAGCCGAAGGCCTGACGTTGGTTGAAGTGAAAACGACCGCTTCTACCACCGAAGTACGGTATTCTAACGACCGGTACGGCGCGACTTCGGTTTCCGTCGGGCGGGTCGCACGGGTTATGGCCCGCTTGCTTCCTGCGTCGGTAGAGACGTTCCGCATCGTGCCTGTCGTGAACAACTTGGCACAGTCTGCTGTTATTTTGCGTCGTTCAGATTTGGAGGCGTTGGAGTTTTCACCAAACTCACCAGATGCCTTGTTGGCGCTTACTGGTTTCGAAGATGCCAATCCGGTTTTGGCTGGTAGCGCGCGCAACGAAGCCCTGTTTCCCAAGTTCAATTGGTCAATTGGCCCGTATTTGACACAGCGCTATTTTGATCCAAATGAACCTATTCGCCTGGATGCGGGTATTGCGTTGAACCTATCCTACAAGCCAGCACCTGGCTGGAAAATCGCGGGTCAGATTCAGCACCGTTTGGTGGGGAATAACTCTGATATTTTCAGGCAAAACCACTCTTTTCTCCCACATGTACGATCTGACGCGGTTGAATATGACCAAGGTGGAGACACATCCATTCCGCAGCTATACGTCAGCCGGCAGTGGAAGGCGGGATCGGATATTTATGCACGGGTATCCGCAGGGTATTTGGAACGGATGTTCGGGGGTGTTTCAGCAGAAGCTTTGTGGAAACCAGCATCCAGCAGATTGGCTTTTGGTGTTGAAGCGAACTATGTGAAACAGCGTGCTTTTGATGATCTTCTGGGTTTTCAGGACTATAGCATCGCGACAGGACATGCGTCAGCCTATTATGAATTCAACAGGGGCTATACCGCGCAGATTGACGTGGGTCGCTACCTTGCAGGGGATGTGGGGGCGACATTCACGTTAGAACGTGAATTTGCGAATGGTTGGCGCCTTGGTGGGTTCTTTACCCTAACGGATGCAACGGCAGAAGAATTCGGGGCTGGATCCTTTGACAAAGGTGTAAAGATTACAATCCCGGCAGAATGGTTGTTAGGCCGCCCCGATACGCGGGTTCGGTCGACAACGATCCGTCCGTTCAGTCGGGATGGCGGCGCACGTTTGAACGTTCCGGGTCGCTTGTATGAGCAGGTTCGATCCGGTCATCGTAATGCATTAGTTGGAAACTGGTCAGGAGTTTGGGAATGA
- the dxs gene encoding 1-deoxy-D-xylulose-5-phosphate synthase yields the protein MTDTPNTPLLDKINRPADMKTLSDPQLTQLADELRNETVSAVSVTGGHLGAGLGVVELTVALHAVFDTPRDKIIWDVGHQCYPHKILTERRDRIRTLRMENGLSGFTKRSESPYDPFGAAHSSTSISAALGFAVARDLGGVVPEGLGDAIAVIGDGSMSAGMAYEAMNNAGHLKKRMIVILNDNEMSIAPPVGAMSAYLSRLYAEEPFQELKSAAKGAVSLLPPPFREGAKRAKEMLKGMAVGGTLFEELGFSYVGPIDGHDMDQLLPVLRTVKSRATGPILIHVLTKKGKGYAPAEAARDKGHATAKFNVITGEQKKAPSNAPSYTNVFADSLLQEAADDDKICAVTAAMPDGTGLNLFMERYPSRCFDVGIAEQHGVTFSAALAAGGLKPFCAMYSTFLQRGYDQVVHDVAIQRLPVRFAIDRAGLVGADGATHAGSFDVAFLANLPGFVVMAAADEAELKHMVATAAAYDDGPIAFRFPRGEGRSVDMPERGIPLEIGKGRLIAEGSRVAILSFGTRLEEVEKAAEALKAKGITPTIADARFAKPLDQDMILSLAQNHEALITVEEGAVGGFGSHVAQLLADNGVFDNGLKYRSMVLPDTFIDQASPADMYAIAGMNAEQIEAKVLDTLGIATLGAARA from the coding sequence ATGACCGATACGCCAAACACGCCCTTGCTGGACAAGATCAACCGCCCTGCGGATATGAAAACACTCTCCGACCCCCAGCTGACCCAGCTGGCGGATGAGCTGCGTAATGAAACCGTTTCCGCTGTTTCGGTCACCGGCGGCCACTTGGGCGCTGGCCTCGGCGTGGTCGAGCTCACCGTGGCACTGCACGCCGTGTTTGACACCCCGCGTGACAAAATCATCTGGGACGTGGGCCACCAATGCTACCCCCACAAAATCCTGACCGAACGCCGTGACCGCATCCGCACGCTGCGCATGGAAAACGGCCTCAGCGGATTCACCAAACGCTCCGAAAGCCCCTATGACCCCTTCGGCGCGGCCCATAGCTCTACCTCGATCTCGGCCGCCTTGGGCTTTGCCGTTGCCCGTGATCTGGGCGGTGTGGTCCCCGAAGGGCTGGGCGATGCGATTGCCGTGATCGGCGATGGCTCTATGTCCGCTGGCATGGCCTATGAGGCGATGAACAACGCGGGTCATTTGAAAAAGCGGATGATCGTCATCCTCAACGACAATGAGATGAGCATCGCGCCCCCCGTTGGCGCCATGTCCGCCTACCTGAGCCGCCTCTATGCCGAAGAACCGTTTCAAGAACTGAAATCCGCCGCAAAAGGCGCGGTCAGCCTGCTGCCCCCGCCCTTCCGCGAAGGCGCAAAGCGCGCCAAGGAAATGCTGAAAGGCATGGCCGTTGGCGGCACCTTGTTCGAAGAGCTGGGCTTTAGCTATGTTGGCCCGATTGATGGCCACGACATGGACCAGCTGCTGCCCGTCCTACGCACGGTCAAATCGCGCGCAACAGGCCCGATCCTGATCCACGTACTGACCAAAAAGGGCAAAGGCTATGCGCCCGCCGAAGCCGCCCGTGACAAAGGCCATGCAACCGCCAAATTCAATGTTATCACGGGCGAGCAGAAAAAAGCGCCCAGCAACGCACCCAGCTACACCAACGTCTTCGCAGACAGCCTGCTGCAGGAAGCCGCCGATGACGACAAAATCTGCGCCGTCACAGCAGCCATGCCCGATGGTACCGGCCTGAACCTGTTTATGGAGCGCTACCCCTCGCGCTGCTTTGATGTGGGCATCGCCGAACAACACGGCGTCACCTTCTCTGCCGCGCTGGCCGCTGGTGGGTTGAAACCGTTCTGCGCGATGTATTCCACGTTCCTGCAACGCGGTTATGATCAGGTTGTCCACGATGTCGCGATCCAACGCTTGCCTGTGCGCTTTGCGATTGATCGCGCGGGCCTTGTTGGTGCCGACGGGGCCACACATGCAGGTTCATTCGATGTGGCCTTTCTGGCCAACCTGCCTGGATTTGTGGTCATGGCCGCTGCGGATGAGGCCGAGCTAAAGCATATGGTCGCCACCGCCGCCGCCTATGACGATGGCCCGATCGCCTTTCGCTTTCCGCGCGGCGAAGGGCGCAGCGTGGATATGCCCGAACGGGGAATCCCACTGGAAATCGGCAAGGGCCGCTTGATCGCTGAGGGCAGCCGCGTGGCGATCCTGTCCTTTGGCACCCGTCTGGAAGAGGTCGAAAAGGCCGCGGAGGCGCTGAAGGCCAAAGGCATCACGCCCACCATCGCTGACGCCCGTTTTGCAAAGCCGTTGGATCAGGACATGATCCTGTCGCTGGCCCAAAACCACGAGGCCCTGATCACCGTCGAAGAAGGCGCCGTGGGCGGCTTTGGCAGCCATGTGGCACAACTACTCGCGGATAATGGCGTGTTCGACAACGGCCTCAAATACCGCTCCATGGTGCTGCCTGATACCTTTATCGATCAGGCAAGCCCCGCAGACATGTACGCTATCGCTGGTATGAACGCCGAGCAGATCGAGGCAAAAGTTCTCGACACCCTTGGCATCGCAACTCTTGGCGCAGCGCGCGCCTAG
- a CDS encoding response regulator, with product MSIPDAHLLIVDDDERIRTLLQKFLMRHGFLVTAARDAAHARRVLSGLEFDMIILDVMMPGEDGLSLTRSLRETLETPVLLLTAKGETDNRIEGLEAGADDYLAKPFEPKELLLRINAILRRMPETQAEDTAPKVLSLGPIRYDIERGEMWQGDELVRLTATEVQLMKIFAAKPGEALSRSNLVEELGRDRGQAQERAVDVQITRLRRKIETDPKQPRYLQTVRGAGYMLDPD from the coding sequence ATGAGCATTCCCGACGCACACCTACTGATCGTTGATGACGACGAACGCATTCGCACCCTGCTGCAAAAATTCCTGATGCGGCACGGTTTTCTGGTCACCGCTGCCCGCGACGCGGCCCATGCGCGCCGCGTTTTATCGGGGCTTGAGTTCGATATGATCATCCTCGATGTCATGATGCCGGGCGAAGACGGGCTTAGCCTTACACGCTCCTTGCGCGAAACTTTGGAAACGCCTGTTCTTTTGCTTACCGCGAAAGGTGAAACCGATAACCGTATCGAAGGTTTGGAAGCAGGCGCCGACGACTATCTTGCCAAACCCTTTGAACCAAAAGAGCTGCTGCTTCGGATCAATGCAATCCTGCGCCGGATGCCCGAAACCCAAGCAGAGGACACCGCCCCCAAAGTGCTGAGCCTTGGCCCCATCCGCTATGACATCGAACGCGGCGAGATGTGGCAAGGGGATGAACTGGTGCGTCTAACCGCGACAGAAGTCCAACTGATGAAAATCTTTGCCGCCAAACCAGGCGAAGCATTAAGCCGCTCAAATCTGGTGGAAGAGCTGGGCCGCGACCGTGGACAGGCCCAAGAGCGCGCTGTTGATGTCCAGATCACGCGCCTGCGTCGCAAAATCGAAACAGACCCCAAACAACCCCGCTATCTACAAACCGTTCGCGGAGCGGGATACATGCTGGACCCCGATTAA
- a CDS encoding YjbF family lipoprotein: MIRFVSRVVCAGLIAGLLSACSSEDSQEITLTQLLVTSAKGVVESRRGGPPQKVVVSAEDFAKINVPLLQVNPESSGGSDFLQRAATRRDSNPGTVEVWKSSDNAQIFLRNGVVVGTRGVGRDIIAADANMTVRAVQNRRGASGIRSFIVSDGDVTSQNVRYRCEIRNVGVENISIANQSITVDHLSENCTGGPAGNSELRNDYWVQRSTGLIRKSRQWISPAVGYFEILLLKN; the protein is encoded by the coding sequence ATGATCAGATTTGTATCACGAGTTGTTTGTGCCGGATTGATAGCGGGTCTTTTAAGTGCCTGTAGTTCTGAAGATAGTCAGGAAATTACACTGACGCAGCTGTTAGTGACCTCTGCAAAAGGTGTGGTTGAATCGCGGCGGGGTGGCCCACCACAGAAGGTCGTTGTATCGGCGGAAGATTTCGCAAAAATCAATGTTCCTTTGCTGCAGGTGAACCCAGAATCATCCGGCGGAAGCGACTTTTTGCAGCGCGCCGCAACGCGGCGCGATTCGAATCCGGGGACTGTGGAAGTTTGGAAATCGTCGGATAATGCTCAGATCTTCTTGAGAAATGGGGTTGTTGTGGGGACTCGCGGAGTTGGCCGTGACATAATTGCTGCAGACGCAAATATGACAGTTCGTGCTGTTCAAAACCGTCGCGGAGCAAGCGGAATTCGCTCCTTTATTGTTTCGGATGGTGATGTAACGAGCCAAAATGTGCGGTATCGTTGTGAAATCAGAAACGTGGGGGTTGAAAATATTTCCATTGCAAATCAATCGATTACAGTAGACCACCTAAGCGAGAATTGTACTGGCGGCCCTGCTGGAAACAGTGAATTGCGTAATGATTACTGGGTTCAACGATCAACGGGTTTGATCCGTAAATCCCGCCAATGGATTAGCCCTGCGGTGGGGTATTTTGAGATATTGCTGCTTAAAAACTAA